The sequence GATCCTTCTTATTTTAGAAGCTTAGCCAAGGCTTTGCAATACTTAACTTTTACTCGTCCCGACATATCCTACGCAGTTCAACAAATATGCCTTCACATGCATGACCCACGCGATGGACACATGGCATCATTAAAACGTATTCTTCGGTACATTCAAGGAACTCTTCATTATGTCTTACACCTTCATAAGTCGCCTGCACACACACTTATTTCCTACACTGACGCTGATTGGGCCGGGTGTCCAGACACACGTCGTTCTACTTTTGGATATTGTGTCTATTATGGTGACAATCTTATTTCATGGTCATCCAAGCGACAACCCACTCTATCCCGTTCTAGTGCCGAAGCCGAATATCATGGAGTTGCAAATGTTGTATCGGAATCTTGTTGGCTACGCAATTTACTACTCGAGTTACATCGTCCCATTCACAAAGCTACTATTGTGTATTGTGACAATGTTAGTGCTATTTTTCTCTCCAGTAATCCTATTCAACATCAGCGCACTAAACATATCGAACTCGACATTCACTCTGTACGAGAAAAGGTCACCAAAGGTCAAGTCCGCGTGCTACGGTTTTATTTCAAGATTTTCGTGCCAGTCTCAACATCTGTGTTCCTCCCGTTTCGACTGCGGGGGACTATTAGACAACATTTGATAGCCAAGGAATACGTATTAGCCAAGGAACTTGTTTCCTTTTATAAACAATATGTATCTAGAACTATTGTATAGGAGTTGGAATACGTTTATGTTTCCTAATTAAAACCCAAGGGTTTTCATGTATAAATAGGGGTCTTGATCAATGTATACATCAACGAATTGTATTCTCATATTCTTATAGAAACGTTATTGATAGTATCTTATTGCCTTCATCCAACACAAGCACTATTTGGTAGAAGTTCGTCCCTAGAAAAGTTAATATTCTTTTGTGGCGTTTTAGGTTGAATTCTCTTCCCGTTCATTGGAACCTCTCCGCTAAAGGGATAGATTTAAATTCGATCGTTTGTCTGTTATGTAACAATGATATAGAGACAAGTGACCATCTTTTCTTTGATTGCTCTCTTGGGAAGGAGTTGTGGATCAAGGTAAGGATTTGGTTAGATTGCGGTTTACCTATTTGTTCGTCTTGGGATACGTTTATTTCATGGTTAGAAGGCGTTCATTTACAAGCTTCTCAAAAGAATCGGATTGTTGCGGTGATCGTTACTTTAACATGGGTTATTTGGCGTTTTCGGAACGGAATTGTTTTTAATAATTCGTTTTGTAGTACTAGTAGCCTTTTTTATGTAACTAGATCTTTTTCTTTTCGTTGGATTAAACATAGAAGCCATTTAGTTTCAAACTGAAACTTATGACTATTTATGCCGTTGTAATTATCCTTAGCGCCTTGCTAGGGATCGTTTTATTTATATAATTGATTCTTTGGccgtaaaaaaaaaaagaataagttTGTAGCCAAATATTAACATATATATGTTTAGAGGCGGAGACAGGAGATGCATGTGGATGCTTTGCCACTCCCAACTCTTCAAATAGGTATATTATAGTGTATTAAAAATTGTAAATTAGAGATAAATATCCCCTAATTATAAATTTTAGCATCCCTTAAAACGATGTGtatatgatatttttatattaatattaattttttgaGAAATGTCACCCTTATCTGTAAATTCTGGCTTCGCCTctgtatatattttaataatatggAGTATATGAATACAAGTGCTTTACAGAATTAAATTTAAATATTGATGGTATGCAAAttaaaataacatatttgaataaccTTTAGAGATATAATTTAAAACTAAAATATGAATCACAACGTACCACCACGCTTTAACTATTTATAAATTTGATTACAGTAAATGTTTCTTGATTTTATACTTTTTTTTCGAACGGCTAAATTTTATTAAAAAAGGCTAGCAAAATGCTAAAcctttcaaaaaaataaataaagaatgaGAATTACATAGGGCTACATAACTATGAATTCCAACTAGGACAATTTTTGCCTCTAGCTTTAATCCATGAGAAAGAAAAAAGTCTAATACTATCAAACAAATCATTTTTTTAATCAATGAAGTATCAAGTAAAATATCATTCCGAAGCCTCCAAAGCCACCAAAGAGTATTCGCGACAATACAATATAGGATATTTTTAGCTGCAATCGAAGCATTATAATTATCCACCCAATCCAAAAGATCACTAACAGAGTCGAAATGAGGCAAGGAGATGTTGATCCATAGACCGATCCGTCTCCATAATGAATAGCCGAACAAGAAGATATGATCAGTCGAATCGCCACCCACTCCACAATTTAAACAGAGAATTGAATCGATGTCTAAACCACGGAAGATTAGATTGACCCTAGTTGGTAACCGATCTAAGAGCATGCGCAAAATAAAAACATTAACCGTTATTGGAAGAAGCTTGTTCCATGTTGTCGATACCGAAGCTGTAGGAAGAACAAGATTGTCAATATGTTTTCGAATTCCACTTACAGAGAAAAAGCCATCTTGCTCGATCATCCATTTCCAAGAGTCTGGTGAGTCACTCAATGTCATTTCCAAGAGTCTTGATTTTATATACTACTAGTAAATTTGGCATTCAAAGTGAGCCCTTTGAATCTTATTTTTAAAACACAAAAATAGAGCATATATACTTGGTAATAAGAATTATCGTCAGAATAAGAAGATGAATTAAAGTACTTGATTGGGTTTTGAAACAAGCAACTCAAGAGTTAAAAGTGCGTTTAATAAATCTAAATAATTAAGTAATGAATGATTTGTAATTTGAATAATTAGTTGTGAATAAATATGATTCTGAATAACAATAACTTGTCAGATATCattttaagtgaatgtaaatgatgTAATTATCTTATTATTAACATTCTACATGAAGAGAAAACAATATCTTTGTTTGATAAGTGCTCTAGATATAATTTAAAGACGATATTACATAAAATTTACATTTTTAGAAGTTAAAATTGTATTTCAACACCGAGGCATTATTCAGAGTTGTATAAGCTATGGGTTGAATCTGAGTCCTAGTTGGCGCATGTTCGAATCTAGGGGGAGGTTTTCTCAAGGATTTTGTTGTGATGAAAAAGGTGTATACTCTAAGTCACTCGGTTTAATCCAAAGCACACCAGATATCCAATGCGGCGATAGTGTGTGAAGAGTTTTCTCTTAATacgtgtgtgggtgacaaatgagagtatttgACGTCGAAATAGTCGtgcaaaaaaaattatattttaactCTAAATGGTTCAGCACTGATTTTTGAACCATTAAgaggtaaaaaaaaataataataataaatgcactTAATGTTGAATGGTTTAGCATTCATCGATGAACTATTTAATTAAAAGGTAATCAAAATGCATTTAATGTTAAATGGTTCAGCATTTATCGATGAACTGTTCAAATTAATAGGTAATCAAAATGCACCTATAACatagttttattatataaattttttttatttttttttattttttattttttttttttgcattacaataaataaatacattttACTTTACTATGATGATTCACACATAGTCACTTTTTAATCGTATATCACAAAACACGTACTTTAAGCAATTATATAGCTAAAAACATAACAATGTACATGTCACTGCATTTTATTTGTATTTTCACTAACATAAAAATCTATTTAAAttacggctctagttattgagtcgacaacaagcgtcgatttattggcgacttaactAACTCCtaaagcctaaattaaatttcagacaGAATTtagaacccatgaaaatttgattttaccattttcatggcgtctcagttttatttttaatttaatttaattttttaaaattttttcctgCTTACTGGACCGAagatccactcggaagcaatctctctatccgttgaATAGAGAGAGATGAATTActttacttttgagagtgttttcactctggatgaagaaatgacttgtctttattcttgtATGTGAAAAAATTATCTACATTTCACATCTTCCATACACCACTTatatggtattgagttttgttgctaTTGTATAAAAATCTATTTAAATCATAGATAGTAGTCTTGAAAATAAGActttttctataataataataataaataataataataataataataaataaataaataaataaaggggaTTGTTTGTTAATGGTTTTGTGTTTCTATTTTTTTTACCAGCAAAATATAATTATTCAAAAAACCTCACTAGCAAGGAGCTAGAGAGGAAAAACAAGTACAATTGCAATTGCTTCATAAGCCAATCATCCCAACGTAATTTCAGTTTTCCTCTATTATAAAGTCAAATAAAAGAAATATGACGAATAGCACCAAATAGCACATCCTACTTTAACGAGCGAGAACTGAACAAGATGTCGTTGCGATATCTCCACTTATGCCATACGAACGAAGCCAATATGCCATACAACTTAGAATTATTCTCTAAAAAAACATCTCATTGATCATACCAGCTTAACCATTCTAACCAAGAAGTGAAGTTGTGTAGCACATCCAGACCAACCCAAATCTTGATCTTCCTCCAAAGCTCAGTAGCGACCGAACAACTGAATAAAACATGATTGAGCGACTCCACTCTATAGTCACAAACCACGCAACCAATATCATTAATTTCCATGCTTCGAACTGAAAATTTCAAACGGGTAGGAAGTCTATTCCAACTAACtccataaaaatatatttactttgCGAGGTAGAAGCTTATACCATCGTGTTTCTAAGTCTGAGGATGGTAATACCACTTTGTCAATATAAGCTCTTGTAGAACACACTTAAAAGTCACCATCTTCATCAATACCCCATCCTCATCTGTCAACCTCTTGTGTCAAAATGGGTACCTCCGTTGAAGAGCAAAGTTCCTACACCAAACCCTCATTGCGAGGCCAAATTTGTTGACGAGCCCATGACCACGACCAGCTTTTGTTCTCAATTCGACCAGCTAAAAAATAGTTGGGATCCGAATCTAAGTGATATAATCTACTGTATTTGGAGCACAAATCGCCATCTCCTTTCTAATTATCTTTTAAAAATCGAATTGAGTCACCCAAACCTACCTTGATAAGTAACACATTAGGTGGCACCTTGCCTCCGCGTTTCACCTTCAAAAACAATTTAACGATATCTTTCCAAGCACTAGTCCCGTTAGAAAAATGTCCATCAAGACAACCTGTTTGGCCATGAATTGCTGGCACTACCTTGCACCATGCTTCAGGACAAGATACAAACCTCCAAACCCATTTAAATAATAATGCGTAATTGAAAGCCCGAATGCTACCGATGTTTAAACCCCCTTGATCATGCAGAGCCAAAACCTGATCCCAACATACCTAATGCATTTTCTTTTAATCCGAAGTGGATCCCAAAAAAAATCCTGAACGTAGGCTTTATAACTCGTTCAATAATGTTTCCGGGCATTTATATAATGACAAAAAATAAATGTCTAATGAACCCAACACCAACTTAGTAAGGGTTGGCCTACCGCCTATGCATAACATGTTCGCTTCCAACCCGCTAACTTCTTTTTGAATTTATCGATCAACACTTTCCAATAACCGTACCTTTGCATTGACACACCCATAGGTAATCCTAAATAGAATAAAGAAAAACTACCTTTAGTGCAACCGGCAAACATTGAAAAATTTTCTAGCTCCAAATTAGAAGTCCTAGCACCATATAATGATGACTTGGAGACATTTATAGATAAACATGATGATTCACGAAACAGGCCAAAGGTATGCAAAATGCTTTCGAAATAAACCCTACTCCATTTAGAAATGATTAAAGCGTCGTCCGCATATAATGATTTTGTGTTTCTATACAAATTTTTTGTTTTGATAAAAGTTTATTTCAACCATTAAACCTTTTATAATGGAAAGTAATtcacaaattattattttttatatgtatACTATCAAACATGTTATAAAatatatacaatataattcttTAAAGAACATTTGACATTGGACTATTCAAAATAATTGTGTATGAATAGTCACCTTATAGCATTAAGATCGGTCTTATTTTTAATCTTAGTGTACGTAACCATCGATAAATTAAAAAACaaatttattttatacactttgaaaaatatctatctatctatctatctatatctatatctatctatatctatttatatttatatatgtataaaaattgACTCTAAATGTCATAAATATGACTTTCCTTTtgccaaaaaaaataaataatagtaAAGGAAAAAATTAATATACTCTTATTTATCTATCGCTATTGAGTTTTTTGGTATAATTATGATTAGTTATCCATGTATTTTGAATGATAGTAAAAAATGATAAAAGGTTAAAAAATTATTAATCATTTACGAGTATTATGTATActcagtattttatatatatatatatatatatatatatatatatatatatatatatatatatatatatatatatatatatatatatatatacacacaattaattaaatttactagaaaattaataattaatttcggAAAACTAAAAGTTCTTTTTTTCCGTTAGTTACGTAAGGTTCTTTTCGTATTATTCTGAAAGTTAAGTTATTATACATGTGAAACACTCATAACACTTTCATGTATCTCTAATATCAATTAATTTGAAATTAAGTATAACTAAATAGTAATAAATATTTCACTTTTCATATTCTCCGTAAACATTTCGCATAATAACTAATgagtagaaaaaaaaattaatgagaGTACTTTTTGGCTATATATACTCAACATTTTACCTGCATACGTAGCTCAATAATTTGCTTTAGTATTGCATCTCCTTCAATTAACTTTCGAGTATGGAATATTGTTTGAGAGAAGTTGCATACATTTTTAGAAGTTTCTGTTTATCTCATTCAAATTTAAATTTGAGGCCTATTACTTTGCATGTTAATTATTTTTTATGCGTAATCAATTAGCGTGCTAAACCTTCTATTTAACGGTACTTACTTACGTTATGtgtatttaattgaattaaatgcatATTTGGTTCATGATGAACTTCTATAATTAATAGATGATTATATTAACCGAAAAACATATTTCATGATTTGAAATACCAAGAAAACAATACGGCTTTGATTACTGCAACAGAGGTCTCACGAGAGTGCGAAACGCtcgatttttgataaaataatcatttttaataatattcactttaataaaaacttatttaatttattatttatttaatgaattaaacatgATAGATTGCGTTTTAAAGACCGGTTAACGTTTCGCTAACATGGTACGGTTAACGACACTCGAAACGGGCCATTCGGCCGACCCTTTCCCCTACCCCCTTTAATTTGTGTTTTGGTTATGGATTAACTAGTGGTGACTTAATTAGGCCCTAAATAAGATATAACTAGTAAGCAAATCCCTGAATTCTCATTCTAAACCCAATTCAGTCGACAGTTTGCTCCTCCCTCTCCTCTTTGCTCGTCGACACGCAACCCCACAAGAACCACCCTCAAAATTTGTTATTTGCTTGAATCTTCAACATCAAAGTGTTGCCTTTCATCGTTCTCTATTTAGTGATACCATTTGATTTCTTGTTTGATGTATATTTACATAAACCTAGCTTATTAAATCTTAATTTTATAATTGATTACATAGTCTAGATGTTCTATTGCGCAATTGATTGCAATCGTATGCGTTACTAGTCGTTATAATGCTCGGATTGCATGTTAGGGTTAAATCACGAATTTGTTTGCTATGCTACTGATATGATGAATTGGTTTTCTATAAATATAAAGTTTCTAAATGAAAAGCTATCGAATAATTAATAACTTTGCTCGCAATAATCGCGCGATTTCGTTATGCATAGCtctagttatgcttaattgaatttTTGACATGTAATTATGCTCTAATATGAAAACTGTGAATTGTATGTTTGGAATTGATGCATGATCTGATGTTTATTAgatagataattgaaaaacacaCAAAATGTAGTAGGATATCATGTCTATTGGATTTTTGAAACTCATATTATGATTGATTAACCGTTCACGGTAAAACTTGCTAAACAACGATTTTCTTGAGTTAAACGACTACTTAACATGGTTTCTGGAAAATAAGCTTTTGTATTCTGAAAATTTCATGATTAGTACTTAATCTTTCAGGTAGACTTCATGTGCTAATTGTCTCTAGATGTCCGGATAATTGAACTAGAAAAAGGTTACTTAAAGTGAGTCAAATCTGTTTCGTTTGTACATATAATGGTCTAGCGTAAAGTAGAAGTTGTTTTAGAAGTTGGGCTTATGATATATGTATCATATCTCATTTGTATGTATAGCTCTAAAAACTATAATTTCTATGTGCTTTATGTGTTCCGAAACCATAGGTCTGGATTCTGTCCAAATCAGAAAGTCCGAATTGTTGGGCAAAATTGTACAAAATGACTACATGGATTGCTTAGCCCTTTTGACCGCTGATAATTTGAGATGTTTCTGACCATCTACATTTGTCCGTTTGTGATTTACTATTGTGTAGATTAAATACGAATTTTTCTAAAAAGACTTGCATGCTACGTGAGTTATAGGAATCGTATGATAGCGTGCTTggtctttttagaaagcttatgaCATGTACATGTGATCTGGAGTTTATCATAGTTTCTTGATGGGTCATTTGTGAACAATGTTTGTCCTATTTTATGACCTTTGTGAACGTGTACGGTAACCAAACTAGTAAACGTTAATTTGCTAAATGAATGTTTGAAACTTATGAGTTGAACCTTTTTTGACTTTGTGATATCATTGATACCTTTTTTGACTTTGTGATATCATTGATATGACCGACTGAtgtagttgacttaggttgaccaacttgaccaagtttgactttcgtttGACTTGCATgactagttgacttttgttgacttttactttacaaGTGCGTCGGTCTGAGCAATATGACAACTGTACTGTGGTCTGTGAGTCAATCTATTGAAATAGACTTATGTAACTATATATTGGCATATTTAGATTACATTACTCGGTCGTAGTAATTCTACTACTCTTTACTTGTGCTTTgttcaagtgcactcaaggtgagtctatagtaccatacacttttactttttgggatgagataacatgttgtttttaaactgttttacgcattagacacaagtacaaaaaatgaatatacatatgagttcgatCAAAAATCCCTTATCTTGAATATATTAATTACATTCGAATCAtagggacggatccgttaggtatgACAAACTTCACTCAACGAATGAGTGCTTATTACTTCGTAACCATATGCTTGATAAGTGTATGCTATATAGGGTAAAGGAAGTCGTGTAGCGAAAAATCTATCcgcgggttaaagctttatattcaagtgctcataaacAGATGTATAATTTTTTGTTGCTTtgaacgaaatctcgtggtctaacaaaAGATAACTGATtgactaaacctgtagattcacttaaCAATTTTGTTGACCATTTTCATGTTTTATCTCATGTTTTTAAAGGTATTTTGCTTCCGCAACTTTGATGACTATGTGCTTGCTTGATGCATACCCTGGATTGAAGTCCATCATGACTTTTGTCAAGATTATTACATTCGCATTGAAACTATTTCTTTTAAATTATATTGAGATTAATTACTTTTGTCATTTATGTTAAACTGTTTGATTTACCATTACATTTAATGACAGCTTCTTTTGGAATTTAATGTGAATGCTtttcgaaaaacgtctcatatagatggcgtgaccgttaactgtgggaccaggagttaaaaCACCATTAGTGGATTCTCACgaggtgttacatttggtatcagagctaatggttgtagggaactaggatttgCATTAGCGTGTCTGTTTGAGTCATTAGGACACATAagcgagtctagactacaacctgaACATAGACTTTTGTGTTTACTTACACTGCTACATATATTGTGCTTTATGTTACATGTGTACTAACTTGGTGTGTTTTCTTTGAGCTTTAGATGTATGCTTCTCACCCTATCCTCATTAGCGACTCCGAATCTAAAGCCGAAGACACTGTTCATTCACTAGGAAACCAGACACTGACTCTGAGGTTGAGGTTGAGTCCGCGCATATGAAGGAGACTGAGCCCTCTGAGGCGGGTACAGAGGATGCTGAATAGGATCCGGAAGCGGATCCCGAGGAAGAACCAGAAGAGGAACCTGATGAAGAGCCCAAAGAAGAGTCGGATGCCGAACAGCCTACCGCAGTGCAGCCTAGCACTTTGAGTAAGAGTCCCCACTTGCCCGTCACTCTTCATATCCCTCATGTGGTAGGCGGGTGGTGGAGGAATAATGCCCGAATGAGGGTGTTTGAGCAGAATAGAAATCCATTTACTCTTAGGTTTCTTTGCATGACTCTAACCGTCCATCTACTAGTGCCACGCCTAGTACTCTTACTACCTCAGCTACTGAAGAGGTTACTCTGGGGAGTATGAATGCGAGACTTAAGCTAGTGGAGGATGTTCTCAGCCGTCTACTTGATAAGGAGCATACTCCCAAGTAGAATCGTCTTGCGTCACCGTGCTTGTTTCTACTACTTTGGATATtttattacttatttattttatccTTGACTTACCGGTGTGGTTTTGCCGGCTATTTTACATACATACTTGTAGATGATTACTATTTCTTTTATATATGATTAGTGGATTATTTACTTATGGCTTGATGGATATTTTACTTAATAACATATTATGTGTTGTATAGTGATAAATTTATACGTTGTTATGTTGTATGATAATCTACTGCTTtaattattatcatatatatactAGTGTTTACTACTATTAGCTAACACTACACGCTACTAAATCTCTACGATTTACTACTACTTACTATGCATCACTACTCATTGCTAGTATATTTTATTATAGCCTTGTTTATTATTGGAACTAGCCTGTTATGCTATTCTGCATCAAAGAGCTCCCCATAGTGAAGAACATCATGGTCACAATGCTCTGATATGTGATAAGTGCAAGAAGGCGGGATACATGGCCAAGGACTTCAGAGATAGAGATCTggttctttttgttaagaagaaggatggatccatgagactttgtattgattacagagaactgaataagctgactatcaagaatagatatccgctaccgagaatcgatgatctgtttgatAAGCTCTAAGGATCTGtatgttactctaagattgaccTGAGGTCGGGTTATTATCAAATTAGAGTAAAAGAGACTGATATACTGAAGACAGCGTTCAGAACACGCTACGGACATCGTAAATTTATActaatgtcgtttggtttgacgaatgcaccagcagtgttcatggatttcatgaactgtgtatgtaagccatacctagacaagtttgttattgtgttcattgatgatattttggtatattcaaggaacgagaaagagcatgaacaacatctccgtttggtactagagatgctcaggaaagagCAACTGTATGCAAAGTTTTCGAAGTGTGAATCCTGGCTAcgagaagttcaatttttgggtcatattgtaggtatcaatggaattcaagttgatcctgcaaagatagaaacgatcaagaagtgggagactcctaagtcgccaacacaAATTCggaaattcttaggtctcgccagttattacaggagattcattgagggattttctgctattgcccgaccattgaccgcgttgactcacaagggtaagaagtatgagtggactgaGCAACATGAGTCTACATTTTAGTTGTTAAGACAGAAATTGACTACTGCTCCGATTCTATCCTTACCCGAGGGAAATGAAGAtttcgtgatttattgtgatgcttcacgacaaGGATTTGGTTATGTgctgatgcaacaaaagaaagtgatTGCTTGTggatcacgacagttgaagatccacgaacaaaactatacgacacatgatttagaacttggtgatgtggtctttgcactgaaAATGTGGATGtactacttgtatggtactaagtttacaatcttcaccgatcacaagagcttgcaacatatcttcgatcagaaacaactcaacatgagGCAGTGACGTTGGGTGAACTGTTGAACGACTACGACTGTGAAATTCGCTACCATCCTgggaaggctaatgttgtagcagatgccttgagtaggaaggagaaagctaaacctctccgagttagagcGCTGAACATGACCGTCCGTACGAATCTTACTTCTCAAATTCACGATGCACAACTTGAGGCTTTAACGCAAGAGGATGTTACTACTTAATCTCTCAAGGGCCTAGATAAACAGTTTGTCTTTAGAGATGATGGAACTCGCTACTTTGCTAATAGAATCTGGGTACCGAAATTTGGCAGACTAAGGGAACTcgtgctagatgaggcacacaagtcaagatactctattcaccctggatccgacaaaatgtatcaagatcttaaggcactataCTTGTGGCCCAATCTAAAGGCCAATATCGCTACTTTAGTTGGTAAATgcttgacatgtgctaaggtcaaggctgaacatcagagtcCGTCAGGACTActgacacaaccagagattccccagtggaaatgggaatgcaTAGCTATGgaatttattactaagttacccaagactgtgggaggttatgacaccatttgggttattgtagatcgtctcaccaaatctgctcattttctaccaaTTAAAGAAACAGATAAGATGGAAAAGTTGGCACAAGTTTACCTAAAGTAAGTAGTTTCCAAACATGGCGTGCCGATATCTATTATTTCCGACTGTGACAGTAGGTTTACATCGAGATTTTCCCAAACATTGCAAAAGGCAATGGGAACTCAActtgatatgagtacagcatatcacccccagacagatggccaaagcgaaagaaccatccaaactttagaggacatgttaagagcatgtgttattgactttgggaaCGGATGGGATAGACATATACCGCTGgcagaattctcgtacaacaacagttataaaaCGAGTATTAAGGTCGCGCCTTTCGAGATGTTATACGGGAGAAAGTGTAGATCATCCTTATGCTGGAGTGAATTAGGGGACAGTCAATTGAAAAGTcctgagattattcacgagactacagaGAAAATTGTACAAATTTAAGAGAGGTTGAAAATAGCtagaagtcgacaaaagagctatgccgatattcGAAGGCGACCTCTAGAATTTCaggttggtgacaaagttatgctgaaagtatcaccttggaaaagtGTAGAACGTTTTGGGAAACGAGGCCAGTTAAGTCCAAGGTACGTTGGACCATTCGAGATCACTGAACGGGTTGGACCCGTAGCTTATAGATTAAATCTACCTCAAGAGCTTAGCGAGATTCATGATACGtttcacgtgtcaaacttgaagaagtgcttgTCAGGTGAGAATCTGATAATTCCTTTGGAAGAGATACAAGTTGATAGTAAACTTCACttcgtggaggaacctgttgagatcatggaccgtgaggttaaacatTTAAAGCAGAGCAACATGCCGATTGTGAAAGTTTGGTGGAACGCATGCAGAGGACTAGAGTTCACGTGGGaaagtgaagaccagatgaagcaaaagtatccgcaactgttttcgAACGAGACAAATCCAGCGAACGtgcactaaatttcgggatgaaatttcattaac comes from Rutidosis leptorrhynchoides isolate AG116_Rl617_1_P2 chromosome 4, CSIRO_AGI_Rlap_v1, whole genome shotgun sequence and encodes:
- the LOC139841271 gene encoding uncharacterized mitochondrial protein AtMg00810-like; amino-acid sequence: MPVDAKSKQGANAGNPYSDPSYFRSLAKALQYLTFTRPDISYAVQQICLHMHDPRDGHMASLKRILRYIQGTLHYVLHLHKSPAHTLISYTDADWAGCPDTRRSTFGYCVYYGDNLISWSSKRQPTLSRSSAEAEYHGVANVVSESCWLRNLLLELHRPIHKATIVYCDNVSAIFLSSNPIQHQRTKHIELDIHSVREKVTKGQVRVLRFYFKIFVPVSTSVFLPFRLRGTIRQHLIAKEYVLAKELVSFYKQYVSRTIV
- the LOC139841272 gene encoding uncharacterized protein, whose amino-acid sequence is MLKVSPWKSVERFGKRGQLSPRYVGPFEITERVGPVAYRLNLPQELSEIHDTFHVSNLKKCLSGENLIIPLEEIQVDSKLHFVEEPVEIMDREVKHLKQSNMPIVKVWWNACRGLEFTWESEDQMKQKYPQLFSNETNPANVH